One segment of Bacteroides caecimuris DNA contains the following:
- a CDS encoding YceD family protein: protein MGKFDKYKIDLKGMQADSAKYEFVLDNLYFAHIDGPEVQKGKVNVTLTVKRTSRAFELSFQTDGMVWVPCDRCLDDMELPISSSDKLMVKFGHEYAEEGDNLIVIPEEEGEINVAWFMYEFIALSIPMKHVHAPGKCNKTVTSKLNKHLKTNANEDSDDTFDTGGDDIVIEEEVEEQIDPRWNELKKILDNN from the coding sequence TTGGGAAAATTTGATAAATACAAAATTGACTTGAAAGGCATGCAAGCAGACTCTGCTAAGTATGAGTTTGTATTGGATAACCTTTACTTCGCTCACATTGATGGTCCTGAAGTTCAGAAAGGAAAGGTCAATGTTACATTGACTGTGAAAAGAACCTCTCGTGCTTTCGAACTGAGTTTCCAAACTGACGGTATGGTATGGGTACCATGCGACCGTTGTCTGGATGATATGGAGCTACCTATCAGTTCTTCTGATAAACTGATGGTAAAGTTTGGTCATGAATATGCAGAAGAAGGTGACAACCTGATTGTGATTCCCGAGGAAGAAGGGGAAATTAACGTTGCATGGTTCATGTATGAATTTATTGCACTGTCTATTCCGATGAAGCATGTACATGCTCCCGGTAAGTGTAATAAAACGGTAACTAGTAAATTGAACAAGCATTTGAAAACAAATGCGAATGAGGATAGCGATGATACTTTCGACACAGGTGGAGATGACATCGTAATTGAGGAAGAAGTGGAGGAACAAATTGATCCTCGCTGGAATGAATTAAAAAAAATATTAGATAATAATTAA
- the rpmF gene encoding 50S ribosomal protein L32 codes for MAHPKRRQSSTRQAKRRTHDKAVAPTLAICPNCGEWHVYHTVCGACGYYRGKLAIEKEAAV; via the coding sequence ATGGCACATCCTAAGAGAAGACAATCAAGTACGAGACAAGCGAAGAGAAGAACTCATGATAAGGCAGTAGCTCCTACATTGGCTATTTGTCCGAATTGCGGTGAATGGCACGTTTACCACACAGTATGTGGCGCTTGTGGCTATTACAGAGGTAAGCTTGCTATTGAGAAAGAAGCAGCTGTATAA
- a CDS encoding beta-ketoacyl-ACP synthase III, translating to MEKINAVITGVGGYVPDYILTNDEISKMVDTNDEWIMTRIGVKERRILNEEGLGSSYMARKAVKQLMKKTGANPDDIDLVVVATTTPDYHFPSTASILCDKLGLKNAFAFDLQAACSGFLYLMETAANFIRSGRYKKIIIVGADKMSSMVNYTDRATCPIFGDGAAAFMVEPTTEDYGIMDSILRTDGKGLPFLHMKAGGSVCPPSYFTVDNKMHYLHQEGRTVFKYAVSNMSDVSAAIAEKNGLTKDNINWIVPHQANVRIIEAVAHRMEVPMDKVLVNIEHYGNTSAATLPLCIWDYEDKLKKGDNIIFTAFGAGFTWGAVYVKWGYDGKKES from the coding sequence ATGGAAAAAATAAATGCAGTAATCACAGGAGTCGGCGGGTACGTTCCCGATTATATCTTAACTAACGACGAGATATCAAAAATGGTGGATACCAACGACGAATGGATTATGACTCGTATCGGAGTAAAGGAGAGACGTATTCTGAATGAGGAAGGATTAGGTAGTTCATACATGGCACGTAAAGCTGTCAAACAGTTGATGAAGAAAACTGGTGCTAATCCTGATGACATTGATTTGGTTGTTGTCGCTACCACTACTCCTGACTATCACTTCCCTTCTACAGCTTCTATTCTTTGTGATAAACTCGGACTGAAGAATGCGTTTGCTTTTGATTTGCAGGCTGCTTGTAGCGGTTTCCTGTATTTGATGGAGACAGCTGCTAATTTCATCCGTTCGGGAAGATATAAGAAAATTATCATTGTCGGTGCCGATAAGATGTCGTCAATGGTTAACTATACAGATCGTGCTACATGTCCTATCTTTGGTGACGGTGCTGCTGCCTTTATGGTGGAACCGACTACGGAAGATTACGGAATCATGGATTCGATACTGAGAACAGATGGCAAAGGATTGCCTTTCCTCCACATGAAAGCTGGTGGTTCGGTTTGTCCTCCCTCTTATTTCACGGTAGACAATAAAATGCACTATTTGCACCAGGAAGGAAGAACAGTGTTTAAATATGCTGTATCCAACATGTCGGATGTATCTGCTGCTATTGCAGAAAAGAATGGTCTGACAAAAGATAATATCAACTGGATTGTTCCGCATCAGGCGAATGTCCGTATTATCGAAGCCGTGGCTCACCGTATGGAGGTGCCAATGGATAAAGTGTTGGTAAATATTGAACATTACGGTAACACCAGTGCTGCTACTCTTCCTTTGTGTATCTGGGATTATGAAGATAAACTCAAGAAAGGTGATAATATCATTTTCACTGCATTCGGTGCCGGATTCACATGGGGCGCAGTTTACGTGAAATGGGGTTATGACGGAAAAAAGGAATCGTAA
- the era gene encoding GTPase Era has product MHKAGFVNIVGNPNVGKSTLMNVLVGERISIATFKAQTTRHRIMGIYNTDEMQIVFSDTPGVLKPNYKLQESMLNFSTSALTDADILLYVTDVVETPDKNSEFMEKVRQMTVPVLLLINKIDLTDQEKLVKLVEDWKELLPQAEIIPISATSKFNVDYVMKRIKELLPDSPPYFGKDQWTDKPARFFVNEIIREKILLYYDKEIPYSVEVVVEEFKEEPKKIHIRAVINVERDSQKGIIIGKQGKALKKVATEARRELERFFGKTIFLETYVKVDKDWRSSDKELRNFGYQLD; this is encoded by the coding sequence ATGCATAAAGCAGGTTTTGTAAACATTGTAGGAAATCCGAATGTCGGAAAATCGACATTGATGAATGTCTTGGTGGGTGAACGTATTTCGATTGCTACCTTCAAGGCGCAGACAACTCGTCACCGGATTATGGGAATCTATAATACGGATGAAATGCAGATTGTTTTTTCCGATACTCCGGGAGTATTGAAGCCCAATTATAAACTACAGGAGTCGATGCTGAATTTCTCTACTTCGGCATTGACGGATGCGGATATCTTGCTTTATGTGACTGACGTGGTGGAGACACCGGATAAGAATAGTGAGTTTATGGAGAAGGTGCGTCAGATGACGGTGCCCGTGCTCTTGCTCATCAATAAGATAGATCTTACAGATCAGGAAAAACTGGTAAAACTGGTGGAAGATTGGAAAGAACTGCTTCCCCAAGCCGAAATTATTCCGATTTCTGCTACATCAAAGTTCAATGTGGACTATGTGATGAAACGAATCAAAGAACTGTTGCCCGATTCTCCTCCTTATTTTGGAAAGGATCAGTGGACAGACAAGCCTGCCCGTTTCTTCGTGAATGAGATTATCCGGGAAAAGATTTTGCTCTACTACGACAAGGAGATTCCTTATTCGGTAGAAGTGGTTGTAGAGGAGTTTAAGGAAGAGCCGAAGAAGATTCATATTCGTGCGGTGATTAACGTGGAACGTGATTCGCAGAAAGGAATTATTATCGGTAAACAGGGCAAGGCGTTGAAGAAGGTTGCTACTGAGGCTCGCCGCGAACTGGAACGTTTCTTTGGAAAAACTATTTTCCTTGAAACGTATGTGAAAGTGGATAAGGATTGGCGTAGCTCGGATAAGGAGCTGCGTAATTTTGGTTATCAGTTAGATTAA
- the der gene encoding ribosome biogenesis GTPase Der translates to MGNLVAIVGRPNVGKSTLFNRLTKTRQAIVNEAAGTTRDRQYGKSEWLGREFSVVDTGGWVVNSDDIFEEEIRKQVLLAVDEADVILFVVDVMNGVTDLDMQVAAILRRANSPVIIVANKTDNHDLQYNAPEFYKLGLGDPYCVSAMTGSGTGDLMDLIVSNFKKESSEILDDDIPRFAVVGRPNAGKSSIVNAFIGEERNIVTEIAGTTRDSIYTRYNKFGFDFYLVDTAGIRKKNKVNEDLEYYSVIRSIRAIEGSDVCILMLDATRGIESQDLNIFSLIQKNQKGLVVVINKWDLVEDKSVKVQKTFEEAVRSRFAPFVDFPIIFASASTKQRILKVLEEARNVYENRTTKIPTARLNEEMLPLIEAYPPPSNKGKYIKIKYITQLPNTQVPSFVYFANLPQYVKDPYKRFLENKMREKWNLTGTPVNIYIRQK, encoded by the coding sequence ATGGGTAATTTAGTTGCAATTGTAGGACGTCCGAATGTGGGCAAGTCTACCTTATTTAACCGTCTGACGAAGACTCGTCAGGCTATTGTGAATGAAGCAGCGGGTACAACCCGCGACAGACAATATGGCAAGTCCGAGTGGCTGGGTCGTGAGTTTTCCGTGGTGGATACCGGCGGATGGGTGGTCAATTCGGATGATATCTTTGAAGAGGAAATCCGCAAGCAAGTGTTATTGGCAGTGGATGAAGCGGACGTTATTTTGTTCGTTGTGGATGTGATGAACGGAGTGACTGATCTGGATATGCAGGTAGCGGCTATTCTGCGCCGTGCTAATAGTCCGGTGATTATAGTTGCCAATAAAACGGATAATCATGATTTACAGTATAACGCTCCTGAGTTTTATAAACTAGGATTGGGCGATCCGTATTGTGTTTCTGCCATGACAGGAAGTGGTACGGGTGATTTGATGGATTTGATTGTCAGCAATTTCAAGAAGGAGTCTTCTGAAATCTTGGATGATGATATTCCTCGTTTTGCTGTGGTAGGACGCCCGAATGCAGGAAAGTCTTCCATTGTAAATGCGTTTATTGGGGAAGAACGTAATATCGTGACAGAGATTGCAGGAACTACCCGTGACTCGATCTACACTCGTTACAATAAATTCGGATTTGATTTTTACCTGGTAGATACGGCAGGTATCCGTAAGAAAAACAAGGTAAATGAAGACTTGGAATATTATTCGGTGATTCGTTCGATTCGTGCTATCGAAGGTTCGGATGTTTGTATTCTGATGTTGGATGCAACGAGGGGTATTGAAAGCCAGGACCTGAATATCTTCTCTCTGATTCAGAAGAACCAGAAAGGATTGGTAGTCGTGATTAATAAATGGGACTTGGTGGAAGATAAATCAGTGAAAGTGCAGAAGACATTTGAAGAAGCTGTCCGTTCACGTTTTGCTCCGTTTGTCGATTTCCCGATCATTTTTGCTTCTGCATCGACCAAGCAACGTATTCTGAAAGTGCTGGAAGAAGCACGTAATGTATATGAGAACCGGACGACAAAGATTCCGACAGCTCGTTTGAATGAAGAAATGCTTCCGTTGATCGAGGCTTATCCGCCTCCCTCAAATAAAGGTAAGTATATCAAGATTAAATACATCACACAGCTGCCAAATACGCAAGTGCCTTCATTTGTCTATTTTGCCAACTTGCCGCAGTATGTGAAGGATCCGTACAAACGTTTCCTCGAAAATAAGATGCGTGAGAAATGGAATCTGACAGGTACTCCGGTTAATATTTATATTCGACAGAAGTAA
- the lptB gene encoding LPS export ABC transporter ATP-binding protein, with translation MEESKMVLRTEDLVKKYGKRTVVSHVSINVKQGEIVGLLGPNGAGKTTSFYMTVGLITPNEGRIFLDDLEITKYPVYKRAQTGIGYLAQEASVFRQMSVEDNIAAVLEMTNKPKEYQKEKLESLIAEFRLQKVRKNKGNQLSGGERRRTEIARCLAIDPKFIMLDEPFAGVDPIAVEDIQQIVWKLKDKNIGILITDHNVQETLSITDRAYLLFEGKILFQGTPEELSENQIVREKYLSNSFVLRRKDFQLEK, from the coding sequence ATGGAAGAAAGCAAGATGGTGCTCCGCACGGAAGACCTGGTTAAGAAGTACGGTAAACGAACCGTTGTGAGCCACGTTTCCATCAATGTGAAGCAAGGTGAGATTGTAGGTTTGCTGGGACCGAACGGTGCCGGTAAGACAACTTCATTCTATATGACTGTAGGGCTGATTACTCCGAATGAAGGACGTATTTTCCTCGACGACCTGGAGATTACCAAATATCCGGTTTACAAACGGGCGCAAACAGGAATCGGCTACCTTGCACAGGAAGCTTCCGTTTTCCGCCAGATGAGTGTGGAAGATAATATCGCCGCCGTACTGGAAATGACTAACAAGCCCAAAGAATATCAAAAGGAGAAACTCGAAAGCCTGATAGCAGAATTCCGTCTGCAAAAGGTACGCAAAAACAAAGGTAACCAGTTGTCCGGAGGTGAACGCCGCCGTACGGAGATTGCCCGTTGTCTTGCCATCGACCCCAAATTCATCATGCTTGACGAACCTTTTGCCGGTGTAGACCCGATTGCCGTAGAAGATATCCAGCAAATTGTTTGGAAGTTGAAAGACAAGAATATCGGAATCCTGATTACCGACCACAACGTACAGGAAACACTTAGTATCACCGACCGCGCCTATCTACTGTTCGAAGGAAAGATTCTTTTCCAGGGAACACCGGAAGAATTATCGGAGAATCAGATTGTGCGCGAAAAATACTTGAGTAACAGTTTCGTTTTACGCAGAAAAGATTTCCAGTTGGAGAAATAG
- a CDS encoding MlaE family ABC transporter permease, with protein sequence MIKALRTVGRYFMLMGRTFSRPERMRMFFRQYLNELEQLGVNSIGIVLLISFFIGAVITIQIKLNIESPWMPRWTVGYVTREIMLLEFSSSIMCLILAGKVGSNIASELGTMRVTQQIDALEIMGINSANYLILPKITAMVTVIPILVTFSIFAGIIGAFCTCWFAGVMNAVDLEYGLQYMFVEWFIWAGIIKSLFFAFIIASVSAFFGYTVDGGSIAVGKASTDAVVSSSVLILFADLILTKLLMG encoded by the coding sequence ATGATAAAAGCATTGAGAACCGTCGGAAGATATTTCATGCTGATGGGACGGACTTTTTCCCGTCCTGAACGTATGCGTATGTTCTTCCGGCAATACCTTAACGAGTTGGAGCAACTAGGTGTGAACTCCATCGGCATCGTGCTGCTGATTTCGTTTTTCATCGGCGCGGTTATTACCATCCAGATCAAGTTGAATATCGAAAGTCCGTGGATGCCTCGCTGGACAGTGGGGTATGTGACACGTGAAATTATGTTGCTGGAATTTTCTTCCTCCATCATGTGTTTGATTCTTGCGGGAAAAGTAGGATCGAATATTGCTTCGGAATTAGGAACGATGCGGGTGACGCAGCAGATTGACGCGCTCGAAATTATGGGTATCAATTCGGCAAACTATCTGATTCTGCCTAAGATTACGGCGATGGTAACTGTGATTCCTATTTTAGTGACGTTCAGTATCTTTGCCGGAATTATTGGTGCTTTTTGCACCTGTTGGTTTGCCGGGGTGATGAATGCGGTCGATCTGGAATATGGATTGCAATATATGTTTGTGGAGTGGTTTATTTGGGCTGGTATCATCAAATCCCTCTTTTTCGCGTTTATTATTGCAAGTGTGTCTGCTTTCTTCGGATATACGGTAGATGGTGGATCGATTGCTGTGGGAAAGGCTTCTACGGATGCCGTAGTATCCAGCAGTGTATTAATTCTGTTTGCGGACTTGATATTAACTAAACTTTTGATGGGATGA
- a CDS encoding ABC transporter ATP-binding protein — protein sequence MIEIKGLYKSFDDKTVLSDINADFENGKTNLIIGQSGSGKTVLMKCIVGLLTPEKGEVLYDGRNLVLMGKKEKKMLRKEMGMIFQSAALFDSMTVLDNVMFPLNMFSNDTLRERTKRAMFCLDRVNLGEAKDKFPGEISGGMQKRVAIARAIALNPQYLFCDEPNSGLDPKTSLVIDDLIHDITQEYNMTTIINTHDMNSVLGIGEKVIYIYEGHKEWEGTKDDIFTSTNERLNNFIFASDLLRKVKDVEVQGMEG from the coding sequence ATGATTGAGATTAAAGGACTTTATAAATCATTTGATGATAAAACGGTATTGAGTGATATCAATGCTGATTTTGAAAATGGAAAGACGAACTTGATTATCGGTCAGAGTGGCTCCGGTAAGACGGTATTGATGAAGTGTATTGTAGGATTGCTCACTCCAGAGAAAGGGGAAGTCTTGTATGACGGACGTAACCTTGTCTTGATGGGGAAGAAGGAGAAAAAGATGCTTCGCAAGGAGATGGGGATGATTTTCCAGAGTGCGGCTCTGTTTGACTCGATGACGGTGTTGGACAATGTGATGTTTCCGTTGAATATGTTTAGCAATGATACTTTGCGTGAGCGTACCAAACGGGCGATGTTCTGCTTGGATCGTGTGAATCTGGGGGAAGCGAAAGATAAGTTTCCGGGAGAAATCAGTGGGGGGATGCAGAAGCGTGTGGCTATTGCACGTGCGATTGCCCTGAATCCGCAATATTTGTTTTGTGATGAACCCAACTCGGGACTTGATCCGAAAACGTCATTGGTGATTGATGATCTTATCCACGATATTACTCAGGAATATAACATGACGACCATTATCAATACGCATGATATGAACTCTGTATTGGGAATTGGCGAGAAGGTGATTTATATTTATGAAGGACATAAAGAGTGGGAAGGAACAAAAGATGATATCTTTACCTCAACCAACGAACGGCTGAATAACTTTATCTTTGCTTCAGACTTGCTCCGTAAGGTAAAGGACGTGGAAGTGCAGGGAATGGAAGGGTAA
- a CDS encoding RNA recognition motif domain-containing protein, with amino-acid sequence MNIYVGNLNYRVKEGDLQQVMEDYGAVSSVKIIMDRETGRSKGFAFIEMEDDAAAAKAIAELNGAEYMGRTMVVKEARPRA; translated from the coding sequence ATGAACATTTATGTTGGAAACCTTAACTACCGCGTTAAGGAAGGAGATCTGCAACAAGTGATGGAGGATTACGGAGCAGTGTCATCAGTTAAAATTATTATGGACCGCGAAACAGGCAGATCGAAAGGATTCGCTTTCATCGAAATGGAAGACGACGCTGCAGCTGCAAAAGCTATTGCTGAATTAAACGGAGCTGAATACATGGGCCGTACAATGGTAGTTAAAGAAGCTAGACCTAGAGCTTAA
- the tig gene encoding trigger factor, whose protein sequence is MNVSLQNIDKVSAELTVKLEKADYQEKVDKELKSLRQKAQIPGFRKGMVPTSLIKKMYGKSVIAEVVNKTLQEAVYNYIKENKVNMLGEPLPNEEKQQNIDFDTMEEFDFVFDIALAPEFKAEVSAQDKVDYYSIEVSEEMVDNQVKMYTQRTGKYDKVDAYEDNDMLKGLLAQLDEEGNTKEGGIQVEAAVLMPAYMKNDDQKAIFANAKVNDVLVFNPNVAYDGHAAELGSLLKIDKEIAKDVKSDFSFQVEEITRFIPGELTQEVFDQAFGEGVVKTEEEFRAKIKEEIAARFVADSDYKFLIDIRKVMMEKVGKLEFSDALLKRIMLLNNEEKGEEYVAENYDKSIEELTWHLIKEQLVEANDIKVEQEDVLKMARETTKAQFAQYGMLSIPDDVLDNYAQEMLKKKETINNLVSRVVEVKLAAALKAQVTLENKNVSIEEFNKMFE, encoded by the coding sequence ATGAACGTTTCATTACAAAACATTGACAAAGTAAGCGCAGAGCTTACTGTAAAGCTTGAGAAAGCAGATTATCAGGAGAAAGTAGACAAAGAGTTGAAATCACTCCGTCAGAAGGCACAGATTCCGGGATTCCGTAAAGGTATGGTGCCGACAAGTCTTATTAAAAAGATGTATGGTAAATCGGTGATTGCAGAAGTTGTCAATAAGACATTGCAAGAAGCTGTTTACAATTATATTAAAGAGAATAAGGTGAATATGTTGGGCGAGCCGTTGCCTAACGAAGAAAAGCAACAGAATATTGATTTCGATACAATGGAAGAGTTCGATTTCGTGTTCGATATCGCTTTGGCACCTGAATTTAAAGCAGAAGTAAGCGCTCAAGATAAAGTAGATTATTATTCTATCGAAGTTTCTGAAGAAATGGTCGACAACCAGGTGAAGATGTACACTCAACGCACTGGTAAGTATGATAAGGTAGACGCTTACGAAGATAATGATATGTTGAAAGGTCTGCTGGCACAGTTGGACGAAGAAGGCAATACAAAAGAAGGTGGTATTCAGGTAGAAGCTGCAGTATTGATGCCTGCTTATATGAAGAATGACGATCAGAAAGCTATTTTTGCTAACGCAAAAGTAAATGATGTATTGGTGTTCAATCCGAATGTTGCTTATGACGGACATGCTGCTGAACTAGGTTCTTTGTTGAAGATCGACAAGGAAATTGCGAAAGACGTTAAGTCTGACTTCAGCTTCCAGGTAGAAGAAATCACTCGTTTTATTCCGGGTGAATTGACTCAGGAAGTGTTCGACCAGGCGTTCGGCGAAGGTGTTGTGAAGACTGAAGAAGAATTCCGTGCTAAGATTAAAGAAGAAATCGCAGCAAGATTTGTTGCTGACAGCGATTATAAGTTCCTGATCGATATTCGCAAAGTGATGATGGAAAAAGTAGGTAAGTTGGAATTCTCTGACGCTCTGCTGAAACGTATCATGTTGTTGAACAACGAAGAAAAGGGCGAAGAATATGTTGCTGAAAACTATGATAAGAGTATTGAAGAACTGACTTGGCACCTGATTAAGGAACAGTTAGTTGAAGCAAACGATATCAAAGTTGAGCAGGAAGATGTTCTGAAGATGGCTAGAGAAACAACGAAGGCACAGTTTGCTCAATACGGTATGTTGTCTATCCCTGATGATGTGCTTGACAACTATGCACAGGAGATGTTGAAGAAGAAAGAAACTATCAATAACCTGGTAAGTCGTGTTGTAGAAGTGAAGTTGGCTGCTGCTCTGAAAGCGCAGGTTACTTTGGAAAACAAGAACGTTTCAATCGAAGAATTCAATAAGATGTTTGAATAA
- the clpP gene encoding ATP-dependent Clp endopeptidase proteolytic subunit ClpP — MDDFRKYATKHLGMNGMVLDDVIKSQAGYLNPYILEERQLNVTQLDVFSRLMMDRIIFLGTQVDDYTANTLQAQLLYLDSVDPSKDISIYINSPGGSVYAGLGIYDTMQFISSDVATICTGMAASMAAVLLVAGAEGKRSALPHSRVMIHQPMGGAQGQASDIEITAREIQKLKKELYTIIADHSHTDFDKVWADSDRDYWMTAQEAKEYGMIDEVLIKK, encoded by the coding sequence ATGGATGATTTTAGAAAATACGCAACCAAGCATTTAGGAATGAATGGCATGGTATTGGATGATGTGATTAAATCGCAGGCCGGGTATTTGAATCCCTATATTTTGGAAGAAAGACAGTTGAATGTTACTCAACTCGATGTTTTTTCCCGTTTGATGATGGACCGCATCATTTTCCTCGGTACACAAGTAGATGACTATACAGCGAATACGCTTCAGGCACAGTTGCTGTATTTGGATTCTGTTGATCCGAGTAAGGATATCTCTATCTATATCAACTCTCCGGGCGGAAGTGTATACGCCGGACTGGGTATTTATGATACGATGCAGTTTATTTCTAGTGATGTTGCTACAATCTGTACAGGTATGGCAGCTTCAATGGCGGCAGTATTGCTTGTTGCCGGTGCTGAAGGTAAACGTTCTGCGCTGCCTCACTCACGTGTGATGATTCACCAGCCGATGGGTGGTGCGCAAGGACAAGCATCGGACATTGAAATCACAGCTCGTGAGATTCAGAAATTGAAGAAAGAACTTTATACGATCATCGCCGATCATTCGCATACTGATTTTGATAAAGTATGGGCGGACTCTGACCGCGACTACTGGATGACAGCTCAGGAAGCGAAAGAATACGGTATGATTGATGAGGTATTGATTAAGAAATAA
- the clpX gene encoding ATP-dependent Clp protease ATP-binding subunit ClpX, whose protein sequence is MADSKTKKRCSFCGRSENEVGFLITGMNGYICDSCATQAYEITQEALGEGKKSAGATKLNLKELPKPVEIKKFLDQYVIGQDDAKRFLSVSVYNHYKRLLQKDSGDDVEIEKSNIIMVGSTGTGKTLLARTIAKLLHVPFTIVDATVLTEAGYVGEDIESILTRLLQVADYNVPEAEQGIVFIDEIDKIARKGDNPSITRDVSGEGVQQGLLKLLEGSVVNVPPQGGRKHPDQKMIPVNTKNILFICGGAFDGIEKKIAQRLNTHVVGYTASQKTATVDKNNMMQYIAPQDLKSFGLIPEIIGRLPVLTYLNPLDRDALRAILTEPKNSIIKQYIKLFEMDGIKLTFEDAVFEYIVDKAVEYKLGARGLRSIVETIMMDVMFEIPSEDKKEYKVTLDYAKMQLEKANIARLQTA, encoded by the coding sequence ATGGCTGATTCAAAGACAAAGAAAAGGTGTAGCTTCTGTGGACGGTCGGAGAATGAAGTCGGATTCCTGATTACGGGAATGAATGGCTATATCTGCGACAGTTGTGCTACCCAGGCTTATGAGATCACTCAAGAAGCATTGGGCGAAGGCAAGAAAAGTGCGGGTGCTACCAAACTCAATTTAAAAGAACTGCCCAAACCGGTAGAAATCAAGAAATTCCTCGACCAGTATGTGATCGGACAGGATGATGCGAAACGCTTCCTTTCCGTATCGGTCTATAACCATTATAAGCGTCTGTTGCAAAAAGACAGCGGGGATGATGTGGAGATTGAAAAGTCGAACATTATTATGGTAGGTAGTACCGGAACTGGAAAGACGTTGCTTGCACGTACGATTGCCAAATTGCTACATGTGCCGTTTACTATTGTAGATGCTACGGTGCTGACAGAGGCTGGTTATGTAGGCGAAGATATCGAAAGTATTTTAACCCGTTTGCTTCAAGTGGCAGATTATAATGTGCCTGAAGCAGAGCAGGGTATTGTGTTTATCGACGAGATCGACAAGATTGCCCGCAAAGGAGATAACCCTTCTATCACTCGCGATGTGAGCGGTGAAGGTGTACAGCAGGGATTACTGAAATTACTCGAAGGTTCTGTTGTGAACGTACCTCCCCAGGGTGGTCGTAAGCATCCGGACCAGAAGATGATTCCGGTAAATACCAAAAATATTCTCTTTATCTGTGGCGGTGCTTTTGACGGTATCGAAAAGAAGATCGCCCAACGGTTGAATACACATGTCGTAGGTTATACGGCGTCGCAGAAAACAGCGACGGTGGACAAGAATAACATGATGCAGTACATCGCTCCGCAGGATTTGAAGTCATTCGGACTGATTCCCGAAATTATCGGTCGTCTTCCGGTACTGACCTATTTGAATCCGTTGGATCGGGATGCGCTTCGTGCTATCCTCACCGAACCGAAAAACTCTATCATCAAGCAGTACATCAAACTGTTTGAAATGGATGGTATCAAGCTCACATTTGAAGATGCTGTCTTCGAATATATCGTCGATAAGGCGGTAGAATATAAGCTGGGTGCCCGCGGTTTGCGCTCTATTGTGGAAACAATCATGATGGATGTCATGTTTGAAATCCCTTCAGAGGACAAAAAAGAGTATAAGGTGACGCTGGATTATGCAAAGATGCAACTGGAAAAAGCGAATATAGCACGACTGCAAACTGCTTAA